From one Octopus sinensis unplaced genomic scaffold, ASM634580v1 Contig10850, whole genome shotgun sequence genomic stretch:
- the LOC115228634 gene encoding casein kinase I-like, protein MISNHDEKLKTEYIVANRYRLIQKVGSGSFGKIYSAYDITTGEKVAIKMEKSQSKHLQLCFESKVYRILQSYAGIPAMKDYIEENDYNSLVIELLGPSLEKLFDKCKRKFNLKTVLMLALQIIDRLELLHSRCFIHRDVKPDNFLIGTGRLCHRLYLIDFGLAKKYKSSTTGVHIPYRDDKSLTGTARYASSNTHMGIEQSRRDDMESLGYMLLYFLRGNLPWQGLQASNKKEKYRKIGEMKVSTSIESLCRGFPNEFVLYFKYCRSLDFEKKPDYNYLRKIFKLLFKKMGYVDDDLYLWFFVPDEE, encoded by the coding sequence ATGATCTCTAATCATGATGAAAAACTAAAAACTGAATACATCGTGGCTAACAGATACAGACTAATCCAAAAAGTAGGCAGTGGATCTTTCGGAAAAATATATTCCGCCTATGACATTACCACCGGAGAAAAAGTAGCCATAAAAATGGAGAAATCTCAATCCAAACATCTCCAGTTGTGTTTTGAGAGCAAAGTATACCGAATCCTCCAGTCCTACGCAGGAATTCCTGCCATGAAGGACTATATCGAGGAGAATGACTACAATAGTCTTGTTATTGAGCTCCTGGGTCCCTCACTGGAAAAACTATTCGACAAATGCAAACGAAAATTCAACCTCAAGACTGTCCTTATGCTGGCTTTGCAAATCATAGACAGACTGGAACTTCTCCATTCACGTTGTTTTATCCACAGAGATGTGAAACCTGACAATTTTCTGATCGGGACCGGTCGGTTGTGTCACAGATTGTACCTCATTGACTTTGGATTGGCTAAAAAATACAAAAGTTCGACGACAGGAGTCCATATTCCTTACAGAGATGATAAAAGTCTGACGGGAACTGCGAGATATGCCAGTTCTAATACTCATATGGGTATTGAGCAGAGCAGAAGGGATGATATGGAGTCCCTGGGATACATGTTGCTATATTTCCTGAGAGGGAACCTTCCATGGCAGGGTTTACAGGCTTCAAATAAGAAGGAAAAGTACAGGAAAATTGGGGAAATGAAGGTTTCTACGAGCATTGAGAGTCTTTGTCGTGGATTTCCTAACGAGTTTGTGTTGTATTTCAAGTATTGTCGGAGTTTGGATTTTGAGAAGAAACCTGATTATAATTATCttcgaaaaatttttaaattgctgTTTAAAAAGATGGGGTACGTTGATGACGATTTGTATCTGTGGTTTTTTGTTCCTGATGAAGAATGA